In the genome of Oncorhynchus clarkii lewisi isolate Uvic-CL-2024 chromosome 4, UVic_Ocla_1.0, whole genome shotgun sequence, one region contains:
- the LOC139406629 gene encoding replication factor C subunit 4-like isoform X1: MQAFLKGTSTQGTRPLKEKGAGTSGEKKQKSVPWVEKYRPKCMEEVAFQEEVVAVLKKTIKGADLPNLLFYGPPGTGKTSTILAAARELYGPELYRQRVLELNASDERGIQVVREKVKRFAQLTVAGHRTDGKPCPPFKIIILDEADSMTNAAQAALRRTMEKESRTTRFCLICNYVSRIIEPLTSRCSKFRFKPLANQVQEERLLEICYKENLKYSKEGIAALVKVSEGDLRKAITFLQSAARLNTDNEITESAVIEIAGVVPPKMINNLLKICYKGTFEKLEIAVRNMVDEGYAATQIINQLHEAIIEEELNDKQKSAITEKMAVVDKCLVDGADEYLQMLSLCSVILQQATQSN, from the exons ATGCAGGCGTTTTTGAAAGGAACATCTACTCAAGGCACCAGACCTCTGAAAGAGAAAGGTGCCGGGACCAGTGGAGAGAAGAAGCAGAAGTCTGTCCCCTGGGTTGAGAAATA TAGACCAAAATGTATGGAAGAGGTGGCATTTCAAGAGGAGGTGGTTGCTGTGCTGAAGAAGACTATAAAGGGCGCCGAT CTCCCCAATCTGCTGTTCTATGGACCACCTGGAACAGGAAAGACGTCCACCATCCTGGCTGCAGCCAGGGAACTTTATGG GCCAGAGCTGTACCGACAGAGAGTCCTGGAACTGAACGCCTCTGATGAGAGAGGGATTCAGGTGGTCAGAGAGAAAGTCAAGAGATTTGCCCAGCTGACTGTAGCAGGACACCGCACTGA TGGGAAACCATGCCCACCCTTTAAGATCATCATCCTGGATGAGGCTGACTCAATGACCAACGCTGCTCAGGCTGCTCTCAGACGCACCATGGAGAAGGAGTCCCGGACCACCCGCTTCTGTCTCATCTGCAACTATGTCAGCAG GATTATTGAGCCATTGACATCCAGATGCTCAAAATTCCGCTTCAAACCTCTGGCCAATCAGGTCCAAGAAGAGCGCCTGCTAGAAATCTGTTACAAGGAGAATCTCAAGTACTCGAAGGAG GGAATTGCAGCGTTGGTGAAGGTTTCAGAGGGGGATCTGAGAAAAGCCATAACCTTTCTTCAAAGTGCTGCACGGCTGAACACAGATAATGAGATCACGGAGAGTGCGGTCATAGAGATAGCAGGG GTTGTTCCCCCCAAGATGATCAACAATTTGCTTAAAATCTGTTACAAGGGCACATTTGAAAAACTAGAGATTGCTGTTCGG AACATGGTAGATGAAGGCTATGCCGCCACACAGATCATCAACCAGCTACACGAAGCCATCATAGAGGAAGAGCTGAACGACAAGCAGAAGTCTGCCATCACGGAAAAGATGGCA GTGGTTGATAAGTGTCTAGTGGATGGTGCAGATGAGTACCTGCAGATGCTGAGTCTGTGTTCTGTGATCTTGCAGCAAGCCACCCAGAGTAACTGA
- the LOC139406629 gene encoding replication factor C subunit 4-like isoform X3 — protein sequence MQAFLKGTSTQGTRPLKEKGAGTSGEKKQKSVPWVEKYRPKCMEEVAFQEEVVAVLKKTIKGADLPNLLFYGPPGTGKTSTILAAARELYGPELYRQRVLELNASDERGIQVVREKVKRFAQLTVAGHRTDGKPCPPFKIIILDEADSMTNAAQAALRRTMEKESRTTRFCLICNYVSRIIEPLTSRCSKFRFKPLANQVQEERLLEICYKENLKYSKEGIAALVKVSEGDLRKAITFLQSAARLNTDNEITESAVIEIAGVVPPKMINNLLKICYKGTFEKLEIAVRNMVDEGYAATQIINQLHEAIIEEELNDKQKSAITEKMAVGG from the exons ATGCAGGCGTTTTTGAAAGGAACATCTACTCAAGGCACCAGACCTCTGAAAGAGAAAGGTGCCGGGACCAGTGGAGAGAAGAAGCAGAAGTCTGTCCCCTGGGTTGAGAAATA TAGACCAAAATGTATGGAAGAGGTGGCATTTCAAGAGGAGGTGGTTGCTGTGCTGAAGAAGACTATAAAGGGCGCCGAT CTCCCCAATCTGCTGTTCTATGGACCACCTGGAACAGGAAAGACGTCCACCATCCTGGCTGCAGCCAGGGAACTTTATGG GCCAGAGCTGTACCGACAGAGAGTCCTGGAACTGAACGCCTCTGATGAGAGAGGGATTCAGGTGGTCAGAGAGAAAGTCAAGAGATTTGCCCAGCTGACTGTAGCAGGACACCGCACTGA TGGGAAACCATGCCCACCCTTTAAGATCATCATCCTGGATGAGGCTGACTCAATGACCAACGCTGCTCAGGCTGCTCTCAGACGCACCATGGAGAAGGAGTCCCGGACCACCCGCTTCTGTCTCATCTGCAACTATGTCAGCAG GATTATTGAGCCATTGACATCCAGATGCTCAAAATTCCGCTTCAAACCTCTGGCCAATCAGGTCCAAGAAGAGCGCCTGCTAGAAATCTGTTACAAGGAGAATCTCAAGTACTCGAAGGAG GGAATTGCAGCGTTGGTGAAGGTTTCAGAGGGGGATCTGAGAAAAGCCATAACCTTTCTTCAAAGTGCTGCACGGCTGAACACAGATAATGAGATCACGGAGAGTGCGGTCATAGAGATAGCAGGG GTTGTTCCCCCCAAGATGATCAACAATTTGCTTAAAATCTGTTACAAGGGCACATTTGAAAAACTAGAGATTGCTGTTCGG AACATGGTAGATGAAGGCTATGCCGCCACACAGATCATCAACCAGCTACACGAAGCCATCATAGAGGAAGAGCTGAACGACAAGCAGAAGTCTGCCATCACGGAAAAGATGGCAGTAG GTGGTTGA
- the LOC139406629 gene encoding replication factor C subunit 4-like isoform X2, which translates to MQAFLKGTSTQGTRPLKEKGAGTSGEKKQKSVPWVEKYRPKCMEEVAFQEEVVAVLKKTIKGADLPNLLFYGPPGTGKTSTILAAARELYGPELYRQRVLELNASDERGIQVVREKVKRFAQLTVAGHRTDGKPCPPFKIIILDEADSMTNAAQAALRRTMEKESRTTRFCLICNYVSRIIEPLTSRCSKFRFKPLANQVQEERLLEICYKENLKYSKEGIAALVKVSEGDLRKAITFLQSAARLNTDNEITESAVIEIAGVVPPKMINNLLKICYKGTFEKLEIAVRNMVDEGYAATQIINQLHEAIIEEELNDKQKSAITEKMAVGVSKGHNLHCGG; encoded by the exons ATGCAGGCGTTTTTGAAAGGAACATCTACTCAAGGCACCAGACCTCTGAAAGAGAAAGGTGCCGGGACCAGTGGAGAGAAGAAGCAGAAGTCTGTCCCCTGGGTTGAGAAATA TAGACCAAAATGTATGGAAGAGGTGGCATTTCAAGAGGAGGTGGTTGCTGTGCTGAAGAAGACTATAAAGGGCGCCGAT CTCCCCAATCTGCTGTTCTATGGACCACCTGGAACAGGAAAGACGTCCACCATCCTGGCTGCAGCCAGGGAACTTTATGG GCCAGAGCTGTACCGACAGAGAGTCCTGGAACTGAACGCCTCTGATGAGAGAGGGATTCAGGTGGTCAGAGAGAAAGTCAAGAGATTTGCCCAGCTGACTGTAGCAGGACACCGCACTGA TGGGAAACCATGCCCACCCTTTAAGATCATCATCCTGGATGAGGCTGACTCAATGACCAACGCTGCTCAGGCTGCTCTCAGACGCACCATGGAGAAGGAGTCCCGGACCACCCGCTTCTGTCTCATCTGCAACTATGTCAGCAG GATTATTGAGCCATTGACATCCAGATGCTCAAAATTCCGCTTCAAACCTCTGGCCAATCAGGTCCAAGAAGAGCGCCTGCTAGAAATCTGTTACAAGGAGAATCTCAAGTACTCGAAGGAG GGAATTGCAGCGTTGGTGAAGGTTTCAGAGGGGGATCTGAGAAAAGCCATAACCTTTCTTCAAAGTGCTGCACGGCTGAACACAGATAATGAGATCACGGAGAGTGCGGTCATAGAGATAGCAGGG GTTGTTCCCCCCAAGATGATCAACAATTTGCTTAAAATCTGTTACAAGGGCACATTTGAAAAACTAGAGATTGCTGTTCGG AACATGGTAGATGAAGGCTATGCCGCCACACAGATCATCAACCAGCTACACGAAGCCATCATAGAGGAAGAGCTGAACGACAAGCAGAAGTCTGCCATCACGGAAAAGATGGCAGTAGGTGTTTCAAAAGGGCATAACTTGCATTGTG GTGGTTGA